A region from the Candidatus Polarisedimenticolia bacterium genome encodes:
- a CDS encoding winged helix-turn-helix domain-containing protein, with protein sequence MLVSRSSPFGGRVRSQVLVALSLLEESFPRELARLLDVPLNGVQQALRGLEGDGLVAARNAGRTRLYRLNPRYFARQELEDYLKRLAQAEDEIRERTDKLRRRPRRAGKPL encoded by the coding sequence ATGTTGGTCTCTCGATCCTCTCCCTTCGGCGGACGGGTACGGTCTCAGGTCCTGGTGGCCCTGAGCCTGCTGGAAGAAAGCTTCCCCAGAGAGCTCGCGCGCCTGCTCGACGTTCCTCTCAATGGGGTCCAGCAGGCTCTCCGGGGGCTCGAAGGCGACGGCCTGGTCGCCGCCCGCAATGCGGGAAGGACACGCCTTTACCGTCTGAACCCGCGATACTTCGCGCGCCAGGAGCTCGAAGATTACCTGAAGCGCCTGGCCCAGGCGGAAGACGAGATCCGGGAACGCACCGATAAGCTGAGAAGGCGGCCGCGGCGGGCCGGCAAGCCCTTGTGA